In the Geobacter sp. FeAm09 genome, one interval contains:
- the gcvH gene encoding glycine cleavage system protein GcvH, which produces MDYPDELKYSKEHIWVRIEGNSAVIGITDFAQEELGPISGVELPEEGDDVEQDDSVGSIEARKTVADIYAPFSGTVRNVNHEAVDNPALLNDDPYDGGWLLEVVIGDHDELKGLMSADDYADYAENKD; this is translated from the coding sequence ATGGACTACCCTGACGAACTGAAGTATTCAAAGGAACATATCTGGGTCAGGATCGAGGGCAATTCGGCCGTAATCGGCATAACCGATTTTGCCCAGGAAGAGTTGGGACCGATCTCCGGAGTCGAACTGCCGGAGGAGGGCGATGACGTGGAACAGGACGATTCCGTCGGGTCCATCGAGGCGCGCAAGACCGTGGCCGATATCTATGCCCCCTTCAGCGGAACGGTGCGCAACGTCAACCATGAGGCCGTGGACAACCCGGCCCTGCTGAACGATGATCCCTATGACGGCGGTTGGCTGCTGGAGGTTGTCATCGGCGACCACGACGAGTTGAAGGGGCTCATGTCGGCCGACGATTACGCCGACTACGCGGAAAACAAGGATTAA
- the nifS gene encoding cysteine desulfurase NifS, producing MKEIYLDNNATTKVDEAVFEEMRPYFCELYGNPSSMHFFGGQVQQKVDEARKRVAALLGASPDEIIFTACGTESDNAAIRSALEVFPEKRHVITSRVEHPAVLTQCRNLTQKGYRVTEIGVDSEGQLDMAELKAAVDADTAIVSLMYANNETGVIFPIEEAAAIAKAKGALFHTDAVQAVGKVPINLAASKIDMLSLSGHKLHAPKGIGVLYLRRGTPFRPFMVGGHQEKSRRAGTENAAAIIALGKACELAGENMAIENTQVKALRDRLQSELMARIPHARINGGAAERLPNTLNIAFEFVEGEAILLLLNELGICASSGSACTSGSLEPSHVLRAMGVPFTCAHGSIRFSLSRYTTEAEIDTVIRELPPVIANLRKMSPFGREFLKEQ from the coding sequence ATGAAAGAGATCTACCTGGACAACAACGCCACCACCAAAGTGGACGAAGCGGTCTTCGAGGAGATGCGCCCCTATTTCTGCGAATTGTACGGCAACCCCAGTTCCATGCATTTCTTCGGCGGCCAGGTGCAGCAGAAGGTGGATGAGGCCCGTAAGCGTGTAGCGGCCCTTTTGGGTGCCTCGCCGGACGAGATCATCTTCACCGCCTGCGGCACCGAGAGCGACAACGCCGCCATTCGCTCGGCCCTGGAGGTATTTCCGGAAAAACGCCACGTGATTACCTCCCGGGTGGAGCATCCGGCCGTGCTGACCCAGTGCCGCAACCTGACCCAGAAGGGGTACCGGGTGACCGAGATCGGCGTGGACAGCGAGGGGCAACTGGATATGGCGGAGTTGAAGGCCGCCGTGGACGCCGACACCGCCATCGTGTCCCTGATGTACGCCAACAACGAGACCGGCGTGATTTTCCCCATCGAGGAGGCTGCGGCCATTGCCAAGGCGAAGGGGGCGCTCTTCCACACGGACGCCGTCCAGGCCGTGGGCAAGGTGCCGATCAACCTGGCGGCCTCGAAGATCGACATGCTGTCGCTTTCCGGCCACAAGCTGCATGCACCCAAGGGGATCGGCGTGCTCTACCTGCGCCGCGGCACCCCGTTCCGCCCCTTCATGGTGGGGGGACACCAGGAGAAGAGCCGCCGCGCCGGCACGGAGAACGCCGCCGCCATCATCGCCCTGGGCAAGGCCTGCGAACTGGCCGGCGAGAACATGGCAATCGAGAATACCCAGGTCAAGGCCCTGCGCGACCGCCTGCAGAGCGAACTCATGGCCCGCATCCCCCATGCCCGCATCAACGGCGGCGCGGCCGAGCGCCTGCCCAATACCCTGAACATCGCCTTTGAGTTCGTGGAGGGGGAAGCGATCCTGCTGCTGCTCAACGAGCTGGGGATCTGTGCCTCGTCCGGCAGCGCCTGCACCTCCGGCTCCCTGGAACCGTCCCACGTGCTGCGGGCCATGGGGGTGCCCTTCACCTGCGCCCACGGTTCGATCCGTTTCTCCCTGTCGCGCTACACCACGGAAGCGGAGATCGACACGGTCATCCGCGAACTGCCGCCCGTCATCGCCAATCTGCGCAAGATGTCCCCCTTCGGCAGGGAGTTCCTCAAAGAACAGTGA
- the odhB gene encoding 2-oxoglutarate dehydrogenase complex dihydrolipoyllysine-residue succinyltransferase, with translation MEIRVPEVGESVREALLAKWFKRDGEGVKKDEALCEIETDKITLDINADAAGVLSIAVAEGTTIPVGTVIGSIDEQQATAAVAASAPAAAPAPASVPASPVQPSTADPAAAPSSPAARREMREQGIDPASVVGTGKGGRITLDDLFSGIAEKSQQGAAAPDVPAVSAPQKGIGAASVPPVPAAAPAATGAAVRSEEAPPYGADREERRAMSPIRKRIAERLVAVRRETAMLTTFNEADMSHIMALRETYKDHFQKRHGVKLGFMPFFVKACVEALREFPSVNASIDGDDLVYHHYYDIGIAVGGEKGLVVPILRNAERLHFHEVEQAISGFSEKIKTNRLAISDLEGGTFTISNGGVYGSMLSTPILNPPQSGVLGMHAIQERPVARDGQVVIRPMMYLALSYDHRIIDGREAVGFLKKVKEYIEDPEELLLEG, from the coding sequence ATGGAAATACGGGTGCCCGAGGTGGGCGAATCGGTCCGGGAAGCGCTGCTGGCCAAGTGGTTCAAAAGGGACGGCGAGGGCGTAAAGAAGGACGAAGCGCTGTGCGAGATCGAAACCGACAAGATCACGCTGGACATCAACGCCGATGCGGCCGGCGTGCTCTCCATCGCGGTGGCCGAGGGCACGACCATACCGGTCGGCACGGTCATCGGCTCCATCGACGAGCAACAGGCCACCGCTGCCGTGGCTGCGTCTGCCCCGGCGGCGGCACCCGCACCGGCATCGGTACCGGCATCCCCGGTGCAGCCGTCGACCGCTGATCCCGCCGCTGCGCCGTCGTCGCCGGCCGCCCGCCGGGAAATGCGCGAACAGGGGATCGACCCTGCCTCGGTCGTGGGGACCGGCAAGGGGGGGCGCATCACCCTGGACGACCTGTTCAGCGGCATTGCGGAAAAATCCCAACAGGGGGCGGCCGCCCCGGATGTTCCCGCTGTTTCAGCCCCCCAAAAAGGCATCGGGGCCGCTTCCGTCCCGCCTGTGCCTGCCGCCGCACCGGCCGCGACCGGCGCCGCGGTCCGTTCTGAGGAGGCCCCCCCTTACGGCGCCGACAGGGAAGAACGCCGGGCCATGTCCCCCATCCGCAAGCGCATTGCCGAGCGCCTCGTGGCGGTGCGGCGGGAAACCGCCATGCTCACCACCTTCAACGAGGCCGATATGAGCCACATCATGGCGTTGCGGGAGACCTACAAGGACCACTTCCAGAAACGCCACGGCGTCAAGCTCGGCTTCATGCCGTTTTTCGTCAAGGCGTGCGTCGAGGCGCTGCGGGAATTCCCGTCCGTTAACGCCAGCATCGACGGCGACGACCTGGTGTACCACCATTACTACGATATCGGCATCGCCGTGGGGGGCGAGAAAGGGCTGGTGGTCCCGATCCTGCGCAACGCCGAGCGGCTTCATTTCCATGAGGTGGAGCAGGCGATCAGCGGTTTCAGCGAGAAGATCAAGACCAATCGCCTGGCCATCTCCGACCTGGAGGGGGGGACCTTTACCATCTCCAACGGCGGCGTGTACGGTTCCATGCTCTCCACCCCCATACTCAATCCGCCCCAGAGCGGCGTGCTCGGCATGCACGCCATCCAGGAGCGCCCGGTGGCGAGGGACGGCCAGGTCGTGATCCGCCCCATGATGTACCTGGCGCTCTCCTACGATCATCGCATCATCGACGGGCGAGAGGCGGTGGGATTCCTGAAAAAGGTCAAGGAGTATATCGAGGACCCGGAGGAGTTGTTGCTGGAAGGGTAG
- a CDS encoding TolC family protein gives MRLPHLLACALICLPSLAAAADTTVSLTLGEAIRMAVEKNLDVRAELYNPAQYEADINRNRAIYDPLLTLQTGYSDSTVPSTTISATGSSSGSSYGRTFQADASLSQLFWTGATVTAGFTNAFNSTNASGSRSNYWESNLGISLSQPLLKNFGRETTDVAITVSRLSKFASIEHFNTRLLTTVTQVRNEYFKLYSLREQLQVARTSLELARKILSDTKAQVAAGVLPAMEITNAEFGVYSREKELIDVEKSVSDEVDVLRLLLQIKDAGDILTVDPPRHDPYEVNEDAALKLALSRPDIKEQRRNLEIAELQTRVYSNKVKPDLSLSASGSLVGLNHTYPRNLETLSAADNPAWSLGLTFTYPLGNNAAENDYRKSRLKTEQTAVQIRSLEEGAVNDVKSAIRGISSSYKQIAVAERGRAYAEERLRAYLRKKEVGLATNKDVLDVENDLVAAKNNQITAVVNYDNAITHLWQVTGELLERQGIRVVEDDADKLYRGTR, from the coding sequence GTGCGTTTACCTCATTTGCTGGCATGTGCGCTGATCTGTCTGCCGTCTCTCGCCGCGGCCGCCGATACCACGGTTTCGCTGACCCTTGGCGAGGCGATCCGCATGGCGGTGGAGAAGAACCTGGATGTGCGGGCCGAACTGTACAATCCGGCCCAGTACGAGGCGGATATCAACCGCAACAGGGCGATCTACGATCCGCTTTTGACCCTTCAGACCGGCTACAGCGATTCGACCGTCCCCTCGACCACGATCTCGGCCACGGGCAGCAGTTCCGGCTCCAGTTATGGCCGCACCTTTCAGGCCGACGCCTCCCTGAGCCAGCTCTTCTGGACCGGCGCAACCGTGACGGCCGGCTTCACGAACGCCTTCAACAGCACCAATGCCAGTGGCTCCCGGAGCAACTACTGGGAGTCGAACCTGGGGATCAGCCTCTCCCAGCCGTTGTTGAAGAACTTCGGGCGGGAGACCACGGATGTGGCCATCACGGTCTCGCGGCTCTCCAAGTTCGCCTCCATCGAACATTTCAATACCCGCCTGTTGACCACGGTCACCCAGGTCCGGAACGAATACTTCAAGCTCTACAGCCTGCGGGAGCAGTTGCAGGTCGCCAGGACCTCGCTCGAACTGGCGCGCAAGATCCTGAGCGACACCAAGGCCCAGGTCGCTGCCGGCGTCCTGCCCGCCATGGAGATCACCAACGCCGAATTCGGCGTCTACTCCCGGGAAAAGGAACTGATTGATGTTGAAAAATCGGTCAGCGACGAGGTTGACGTCCTGAGGCTCCTGCTGCAGATAAAGGATGCCGGCGATATCCTCACGGTGGACCCGCCCCGGCATGATCCCTACGAGGTGAACGAGGATGCGGCGCTCAAGCTGGCCCTGAGCCGTCCCGACATCAAGGAGCAACGGCGCAATCTGGAGATCGCCGAACTCCAGACCCGCGTCTACAGCAACAAGGTCAAGCCCGACCTCTCCCTTTCCGCTTCCGGTTCCCTGGTCGGGCTCAACCACACCTATCCCCGCAACCTGGAGACGCTCTCCGCCGCCGACAACCCGGCCTGGAGCCTCGGCCTGACCTTTACCTATCCCTTGGGCAACAACGCGGCCGAGAACGATTACCGCAAGAGCCGTCTCAAGACCGAACAGACCGCGGTGCAGATCCGCAGCCTTGAGGAAGGTGCCGTCAACGATGTCAAAAGCGCCATCCGCGGCATCAGCAGCAGCTACAAGCAGATCGCCGTGGCCGAACGGGGCAGGGCCTACGCCGAGGAACGGTTGCGGGCCTACCTGCGCAAGAAAGAGGTCGGCCTGGCCACCAACAAGGACGTGCTGGATGTGGAAAACGACCTTGTGGCGGCCAAGAACAACCAGATCACGGCGGTGGTGAACTACGACAACGCCATTACCCACCTGTGGCAGGTGACCGGGGAACTGCTCGAGCGGCAGGGCATCCGCGTTGTGGAGGACGACGCGGACAAACTCTACAGGGGGACCCGCTGA
- a CDS encoding metal ABC transporter substrate-binding protein: MKPVLIAASLLACLIFAGACQKRNAPTPAAGPRKLVVVTTLFPLYDFVRAIGGDKVDVRLLLPPGVEAHSFEPKPEDALRTAKADLFVFTNPYMEPWAVSFVKGLDSGTVTLVDASTGVTFLKAGLDAEQEEHGHEGDHHAGGMDPHIWLDFGNARIMVANIAAGMVAKDPANAGYYRANAGAYTAELKKLDADYRAGLSSCGKKAFLHGGHYAFGYLANRYGLRYESASAVNADAEPTPARLMALVKQVRATGLKYVFSEELLSPRVSEVIARENGVSVLLLHGAHNISKSDFEHGVTFLALMRSNLANLRTGLECR; encoded by the coding sequence ATGAAACCTGTACTCATCGCAGCTTCACTGCTGGCGTGCCTGATATTTGCCGGGGCCTGTCAGAAACGGAATGCCCCAACGCCCGCAGCCGGCCCCAGGAAGCTGGTGGTCGTGACCACCCTGTTCCCGCTCTACGACTTCGTCCGGGCCATCGGCGGCGATAAGGTCGATGTCAGGCTGCTCCTGCCGCCCGGCGTGGAGGCCCACAGCTTCGAGCCGAAGCCCGAGGATGCGCTGCGCACGGCAAAGGCGGATCTGTTCGTCTTCACCAATCCGTACATGGAACCGTGGGCGGTAAGCTTCGTCAAGGGGCTCGATAGCGGTACCGTTACCCTGGTGGATGCCAGTACCGGGGTCACGTTCCTCAAGGCCGGTCTTGACGCGGAGCAGGAGGAGCATGGCCACGAAGGGGACCACCACGCCGGCGGCATGGATCCCCATATCTGGCTCGACTTCGGCAACGCCCGGATCATGGTGGCCAACATCGCGGCCGGCATGGTGGCCAAGGACCCGGCCAACGCAGGGTATTACCGGGCCAATGCCGGCGCCTACACGGCGGAGCTGAAAAAACTCGACGCCGACTACCGGGCCGGGTTGTCCTCCTGCGGCAAGAAGGCCTTTCTCCATGGCGGCCACTATGCCTTCGGTTATCTCGCCAACCGCTACGGCCTCCGGTACGAATCCGCGTCCGCCGTCAACGCCGATGCCGAACCGACCCCGGCCCGGCTGATGGCGCTGGTCAAGCAGGTCAGGGCCACGGGGCTGAAGTACGTCTTCAGCGAGGAGTTGCTCTCGCCGCGCGTGTCCGAGGTGATCGCCCGGGAGAACGGCGTTTCGGTCCTGCTGCTGCACGGCGCCCACAACATCAGCAAAAGCGATTTCGAACATGGCGTGACCTTTCTCGCCCTCATGAGGAGCAATCTGGCAAACCTCAGGACCGGCCTGGAATGCAGGTAG
- the nifU gene encoding Fe-S cluster assembly protein NifU: MWDYTPTVKEHFLNPRNVGDIPDADAVGEVGSLACGDALKLYLKLDDNKDKIVDAKFQTFGCASAIASSSALTEMVKGKTLDEALAISNQDIAEFLGGLPEEKMHCSVMGQEALEVAIAKYRGHEVAPHDHDHDHGPAYPDQEGTIVCKCFGITDVFLKKVIETNKLTTAEQVTHFTKAGGGCGGCIPRIKELIAEVMGKQESGEPRKRPEKLSNLKKMQMIQEVLERDIRPLLWADGGDLELIDIDGPKVQVAFRKACAGCASSGYTSRVVEQKLRDLVAEDIVVEEVAA, encoded by the coding sequence ATGTGGGACTATACACCAACCGTAAAAGAGCACTTCCTGAACCCCCGCAACGTGGGGGACATACCCGATGCGGACGCCGTCGGCGAAGTGGGCAGCCTGGCCTGCGGCGACGCCCTGAAGCTGTATCTCAAGCTGGACGACAACAAGGACAAGATCGTTGACGCCAAGTTCCAAACCTTTGGCTGCGCCAGCGCCATCGCCTCCTCGTCGGCCCTGACCGAGATGGTCAAGGGCAAGACCCTGGACGAGGCCCTGGCCATCAGCAACCAGGACATCGCCGAGTTTCTGGGCGGACTGCCGGAGGAGAAGATGCACTGCTCGGTGATGGGACAGGAAGCGCTGGAGGTCGCCATAGCCAAGTACCGCGGCCACGAGGTCGCGCCCCACGACCACGACCATGATCACGGCCCGGCCTACCCGGACCAGGAGGGGACCATCGTCTGCAAATGTTTCGGCATCACCGACGTGTTCCTGAAAAAGGTGATCGAGACCAACAAGCTGACCACCGCCGAACAGGTGACCCACTTTACCAAGGCCGGCGGCGGCTGCGGCGGCTGCATCCCCCGGATCAAGGAGCTGATCGCCGAGGTGATGGGCAAGCAGGAGTCGGGAGAGCCGCGCAAGCGCCCGGAAAAACTCTCCAACCTGAAGAAGATGCAGATGATCCAGGAGGTGTTGGAGCGGGATATCCGGCCCCTGTTGTGGGCCGACGGCGGCGACCTGGAACTGATCGACATCGACGGTCCCAAGGTGCAGGTGGCCTTCCGCAAGGCGTGTGCAGGCTGCGCCTCCTCCGGCTACACTTCCCGCGTGGTCGAGCAGAAACTGCGCGACCTGGTGGCGGAGGACATCGTGGTCGAGGAGGTCGCGGCATGA
- the lpdA gene encoding dihydrolipoyl dehydrogenase, with protein MSDHLFDLIVIGAGPGGYVAAIRAAQLGMKVAVVEKRDALGGVCLNEGCIPSKALLDSSEFFAVARDRFAVHGIDIAPPQLNLEAMMRRKDDVVKKNTDGIAYLFKKNEIEWIHGAGRLAGRNSLGRHEVEVALAEAPAPAGQQSLLPDGATSVKLQAPRVLLATGSEAAMLPGIPYDGQVVVTAREALCFDELPQHLVVAGGSFIGLELGSVWRRLGAQVTVIEMMPQIVPVMDRQAGDTLYRSLRKQGIQFKLGTRITGVRRIGSKAIVQYNAGTGSEEIDCDRLLVAVGRRPLTAGLNLEGVGVRLDEKGRVAVDGDYQTSVPGVYAIGDLVPGPMLAHKASEEGVACVERMAGKVAVVEYEYIPGVVYTWPEGATVGKTEEQLKEAGTPYRSGRFNFAALGRARCMDETEGFVKILAHEDTDRVLGVHIVGPRASDLIAEAAAIMSFGGTARDIALICHAHPTLPEAVREAALDVHKEAIHA; from the coding sequence ATGTCCGATCATCTGTTCGATCTTATCGTTATCGGCGCCGGACCGGGCGGCTATGTGGCCGCCATCCGCGCCGCGCAACTGGGGATGAAGGTCGCCGTCGTCGAAAAGCGCGACGCCTTGGGCGGCGTCTGTCTGAACGAGGGGTGCATCCCCAGCAAGGCTCTTTTGGACTCCAGCGAGTTTTTCGCCGTGGCGCGGGATCGCTTTGCCGTGCACGGCATCGATATCGCCCCGCCCCAGCTCAATCTGGAAGCCATGATGCGCCGTAAGGACGACGTGGTCAAAAAGAACACCGACGGTATCGCCTATCTCTTCAAGAAGAACGAGATCGAGTGGATTCACGGCGCGGGCAGGCTGGCGGGGCGCAACTCCCTTGGCCGCCACGAGGTGGAGGTGGCGCTTGCCGAGGCGCCGGCGCCCGCCGGTCAGCAGAGCCTGCTGCCGGACGGGGCGACGAGCGTGAAACTCCAGGCGCCCCGGGTACTGCTGGCAACCGGCAGCGAGGCCGCCATGCTCCCCGGCATCCCCTATGACGGGCAGGTGGTGGTCACTGCCCGGGAGGCGCTCTGTTTCGACGAACTTCCCCAGCACCTGGTGGTGGCCGGCGGGAGCTTCATCGGCCTGGAGCTTGGGTCGGTGTGGCGCCGCCTGGGGGCGCAGGTGACGGTGATTGAGATGATGCCCCAGATCGTGCCGGTCATGGACCGCCAGGCGGGGGATACCCTCTACCGCTCCCTGCGCAAACAGGGGATCCAGTTCAAGCTGGGGACGCGTATCACCGGGGTGCGCCGCATCGGCAGCAAGGCCATTGTCCAGTACAACGCCGGTACCGGCAGCGAAGAGATCGATTGCGACCGCCTGCTGGTGGCCGTGGGCCGCCGCCCCCTGACGGCCGGCCTCAACCTGGAAGGGGTGGGGGTGCGGCTTGACGAGAAGGGGAGGGTGGCGGTGGACGGGGATTACCAGACCTCCGTGCCGGGCGTCTATGCCATCGGCGACCTGGTACCGGGCCCCATGCTGGCCCACAAGGCCTCGGAAGAGGGGGTGGCCTGCGTGGAACGCATGGCGGGCAAGGTCGCGGTGGTGGAGTACGAGTATATCCCCGGCGTAGTCTATACCTGGCCCGAAGGGGCGACGGTGGGCAAGACCGAGGAGCAGCTCAAGGAGGCCGGCACCCCCTACCGGAGCGGCCGGTTCAACTTTGCCGCCCTTGGCCGGGCGCGCTGCATGGACGAAACGGAAGGGTTCGTCAAGATCCTGGCCCATGAGGATACGGACCGGGTTCTGGGGGTACACATCGTCGGCCCGCGGGCCTCGGACCTGATTGCCGAGGCGGCCGCCATCATGAGTTTCGGCGGCACGGCCCGGGATATCGCCCTGATCTGCCACGCCCACCCGACCCTGCCCGAGGCCGTGCGGGAGGCTGCCCTGGATGTGCACAAGGAAGCGATCCACGCCTGA
- a CDS encoding PxxKW family cysteine-rich protein → MQCQTVLPGTECTFWGKQGCVFPDGSCQVIVENCEGCERIVTGSIGQVCSAYPAPAKKWANGLCNFASHVKVEIKVEETRVNPLKASKKASGGKKK, encoded by the coding sequence ATGCAGTGTCAAACTGTACTTCCCGGTACCGAGTGTACCTTTTGGGGCAAACAGGGTTGCGTTTTCCCGGACGGCTCCTGCCAGGTTATCGTTGAAAATTGTGAAGGATGCGAGCGCATCGTGACCGGCTCCATTGGCCAGGTTTGCAGCGCCTATCCGGCTCCGGCCAAGAAATGGGCCAACGGCCTCTGCAACTTCGCCAGCCACGTCAAGGTGGAAATCAAGGTGGAGGAAACCAGGGTCAACCCGCTCAAGGCATCCAAAAAGGCATCCGGCGGCAAGAAGAAGTAA
- a CDS encoding phosphoglucomutase/phosphomannomutase family protein: MMGIVFGTSGWRGILCEDFIMDNVRVVVRAIADHLIASGEGHKGVIVGCDTRFMGQRFACEAARVLAGAGVKACLCERDAPTPVIAFEILRRHAAGAVNFTASHNPPEYNGVKFSPSWGGPALPETTKDIEQRANRMAGAPCGATLSLEEASDRGLLERIDPRPAYLQALEEKVDFDAIAHLGKVALDPLYGTGRGYLDEPLKRRGIPYVMLNDHLDPCFGGQPPEPSESHIPDFIALVRNDPAIRLGLATDGDADRFGILDSDGSFIEPNYIIALLLNYLIRVRRLSGGVARSVATSHLVDAVARKHGVPVFETPVGFKYIGELISQDKIIIGGEESAGLTIKGHVPEKDGILACFLVAEMVAREGKSIRELLEDLYAEVGRFITRRDNLKLSPRLEEEYADKITALPEEVAGVKVKEVIRIDGTKLLLEDGSWMLFRKSGTEPVVRLYGEAATEARLEEVMAAGRQFILG, encoded by the coding sequence ATCATGGGAATCGTTTTCGGAACGTCCGGGTGGCGCGGCATCCTCTGCGAAGACTTCATTATGGACAACGTCAGGGTGGTTGTCCGGGCCATAGCCGACCATCTGATCGCTTCCGGGGAAGGGCACAAGGGCGTAATCGTCGGCTGCGATACCCGGTTCATGGGGCAGCGCTTCGCCTGTGAGGCCGCACGGGTGCTGGCGGGTGCGGGCGTCAAGGCCTGCCTGTGCGAACGGGATGCCCCCACGCCGGTCATTGCGTTCGAGATACTGCGGCGCCATGCCGCCGGCGCCGTCAACTTCACGGCCAGCCACAATCCACCCGAATATAACGGCGTCAAGTTCTCGCCGTCGTGGGGCGGGCCCGCCCTCCCCGAAACCACAAAGGACATCGAGCAGCGGGCCAACCGGATGGCGGGCGCACCCTGCGGTGCGACGCTCTCCCTGGAGGAAGCCTCAGACCGGGGGCTTCTGGAACGCATCGATCCGCGGCCGGCGTATCTGCAGGCCCTGGAGGAAAAGGTGGATTTCGACGCCATTGCCCATCTCGGGAAGGTGGCGCTCGACCCCCTGTACGGCACCGGCCGGGGATACCTGGACGAACCGCTGAAACGGCGCGGCATTCCCTACGTCATGCTGAATGACCACCTGGATCCCTGCTTCGGCGGCCAGCCGCCCGAGCCGTCCGAAAGCCATATTCCCGACTTCATCGCCCTGGTCAGAAACGACCCGGCCATCCGCCTGGGGCTGGCCACCGACGGCGACGCCGACCGTTTCGGCATTCTCGACAGCGATGGTTCTTTCATCGAGCCCAATTATATTATCGCCCTGCTCTTGAATTACCTGATCCGAGTGCGTAGATTGTCTGGTGGGGTGGCCCGCAGCGTGGCCACCTCCCACCTGGTCGATGCCGTTGCCCGCAAACACGGCGTCCCGGTCTTTGAAACACCGGTCGGCTTCAAGTATATCGGCGAGCTGATCAGCCAGGACAAGATCATCATCGGCGGCGAGGAGAGCGCCGGGCTCACCATCAAGGGGCATGTGCCGGAAAAGGACGGCATCCTGGCGTGCTTCCTGGTGGCCGAGATGGTGGCCCGCGAGGGCAAGAGCATCCGCGAACTGCTGGAGGATCTGTATGCCGAGGTCGGGAGGTTCATCACCCGCCGCGACAATCTCAAACTTTCGCCGCGCCTTGAAGAGGAGTATGCCGACAAGATTACGGCCCTTCCCGAAGAAGTCGCCGGGGTTAAGGTCAAGGAGGTGATCAGGATCGACGGGACCAAGCTGCTGCTGGAGGATGGCAGTTGGATGCTGTTCCGCAAGTCGGGCACCGAACCGGTGGTGCGCCTCTACGGCGAGGCGGCCACGGAAGCGCGGTTGGAAGAGGTAATGGCCGCCGGGCGGCAATTTATTCTGGGGTAG
- a CDS encoding menaquinone biosynthetic enzyme MqnA/MqnD family protein: MLSIGRIDYANVTPLFHALQEHFPCDGYRFTGGVPANLNALLAAEKIDVCPSSSIEYAIHSERYLILPDLSISSAGPVASVLLFSRVPIEELEGQEILLSAESATSVNLLRILMGKRFGHTCRYTVSSMPLAEALRTASAMLLIGDAALRSSLAETGLRIYDLGSLWYEWTGLPFVFALWFCTRSAAQSRHGEVRLLADRLVQAKAYADREREHIAAISPEASWMGREGLIAYWRENISYEMGEAQQEGLRLFYRYAAELGLIPVAPELHFFE, encoded by the coding sequence ATGCTCTCCATTGGCCGTATCGACTACGCAAACGTCACCCCCCTGTTCCATGCCTTGCAGGAGCATTTCCCGTGCGATGGCTACCGGTTCACCGGCGGCGTCCCGGCCAATCTGAATGCCCTGCTTGCCGCGGAGAAGATCGACGTCTGTCCCTCGTCCTCCATCGAGTACGCCATCCATTCCGAGCGCTACCTCATCCTGCCCGACCTCTCCATCAGCAGTGCCGGCCCGGTTGCCAGCGTACTTCTCTTCTCCCGCGTTCCCATCGAGGAACTGGAGGGGCAGGAAATCCTGCTGAGCGCGGAGTCGGCCACATCGGTCAACCTGCTCAGGATTCTCATGGGCAAGCGTTTCGGCCACACCTGTCGGTACACCGTCTCCTCCATGCCGCTGGCCGAAGCGCTCCGCACGGCGTCGGCCATGCTGCTCATCGGCGATGCCGCCTTGCGCTCGTCCCTGGCCGAAACCGGGTTGCGTATCTACGATCTGGGGTCGCTCTGGTATGAATGGACCGGGCTGCCGTTCGTTTTTGCCCTCTGGTTCTGCACCCGCTCCGCGGCACAGTCACGCCATGGGGAGGTGCGGCTGCTGGCCGACCGGCTCGTTCAGGCCAAGGCCTATGCCGACCGGGAGCGGGAGCATATTGCCGCCATCTCGCCCGAAGCCTCCTGGATGGGGCGGGAGGGGCTCATTGCCTACTGGCGGGAGAATATTTCCTATGAGATGGGGGAGGCACAGCAGGAAGGGTTACGGCTGTTCTACCGGTACGCAGCGGAGCTGGGACTGATCCCGGTGGCTCCCGAGCTGCATTTTTTCGAGTAA
- a CDS encoding NUDIX hydrolase, producing MPFDTLTCPSCGAPVKQYRNPFPTVDIIIEIHDRIVLIERKNPPHGWALPGGFVDYGESLEDAARREAREETTLEIGDLRLLGCYSDPSRDARMHTISTVFMARGSGTPRAADDAADLALFTLEQLPARLCFDHARILADYAAALRAER from the coding sequence ATGCCCTTCGATACCCTGACCTGCCCGTCGTGTGGTGCCCCGGTCAAACAGTACCGCAATCCCTTCCCCACGGTGGATATCATCATCGAGATCCATGACCGCATCGTGCTGATCGAACGCAAAAACCCGCCCCATGGCTGGGCATTGCCGGGTGGATTCGTGGATTACGGGGAATCGCTGGAGGATGCGGCGCGACGAGAGGCGCGGGAAGAAACGACGCTGGAGATCGGAGACCTGCGGTTATTGGGATGCTACTCGGACCCGTCGCGGGATGCGCGCATGCATACCATCTCGACGGTGTTCATGGCCCGGGGGAGCGGGACTCCCCGCGCCGCCGACGATGCTGCCGACCTGGCCCTGTTCACCCTTGAACAATTGCCCGCCCGGCTCTGTTTCGACCACGCCAGGATTCTGGCCGACTACGCCGCCGCTCTCCGCGCCGAGCGTTGA